One genomic segment of Catalinimonas alkaloidigena includes these proteins:
- the thrS gene encoding threonine--tRNA ligase, translated as MSKEIKITLPDGSQREYPRGVSGLEIAQSISEGLARNVLAAKVNGEVWDASRSIEQDAEVQLLTWKDTEGKSTFWHSSAHLMAEALEGLYPGIKFGIGPPIENGYYYDVDFGDREFSSDELEKIEQKMLELAREKNVYERIPISKESAVNYYKDKGDEYKLDLLDRLEDGSITFYKQGSFTDLCRGPHIPNTGFIKAVKLLNVAGAYWKGDENNKQLTRIYGITFPKQKELKEYLEMLEEAKKRDHRKLGKELELFTFSEKVGAGLPLWLPKGVLLRERLENFLKKAQRKAGYEQVISPHIGQKQLYVTSGHYEKYGQDSFRPITTPHEDEEFLLKPMNCPHHCEIYKSKPHSYKELPIRYAEFGTVYRYEQSGELHGLTRVRGFTQDDAHIFCRPDQVKDEFKKVIDLVMYVFGSLGFENYTAQISLRDQEDHSKYIGSDENWQISERAIVEAAEEKNLNTITEYGEAAFYGPKLDFMVKDALGRQWQLGTIQVDYTLPERFDLTYTGADNQKHRPVMIHRAPFGSMERFVAILLEHTGGNLPLWLAPEQVTILPISEKYAEYAEQVLQKLAEYDIRGIIDHRDEKIGRKIRDAEVNKIPYMLIVGEKEQEEQAVSARKHGDGDIGSFGFDEFVGYFQSQSNKN; from the coding sequence ATGAGTAAAGAAATTAAGATTACACTACCTGACGGATCACAGAGAGAATACCCCCGAGGAGTTAGTGGATTAGAAATAGCACAAAGTATTAGCGAAGGCTTGGCGCGTAATGTATTGGCAGCCAAAGTTAATGGAGAAGTTTGGGATGCCAGCCGTTCAATTGAGCAAGATGCAGAAGTTCAGTTATTAACCTGGAAAGATACTGAAGGTAAATCTACTTTTTGGCATTCTTCTGCTCACCTTATGGCTGAAGCATTGGAGGGACTTTATCCTGGAATCAAGTTTGGCATTGGCCCACCTATTGAAAACGGTTATTATTATGACGTAGATTTTGGTGACAGAGAATTCAGCTCAGATGAACTGGAGAAAATCGAGCAGAAGATGTTGGAGCTTGCAAGGGAAAAAAATGTGTATGAGCGCATACCTATATCCAAAGAATCCGCGGTAAATTATTATAAAGATAAAGGTGATGAATATAAACTTGACCTGCTGGACAGGTTAGAGGATGGTAGTATCACTTTCTATAAGCAGGGAAGTTTTACTGACCTTTGCCGTGGACCACATATCCCCAACACCGGCTTTATCAAAGCAGTAAAGTTACTGAATGTAGCTGGCGCTTACTGGAAAGGAGATGAAAATAACAAACAGCTTACCCGTATTTATGGGATCACATTTCCCAAGCAGAAAGAGCTGAAAGAATATCTGGAAATGCTGGAGGAAGCCAAGAAGCGAGATCACCGTAAGCTTGGTAAAGAATTGGAACTTTTCACATTTTCTGAAAAAGTCGGGGCTGGACTTCCCCTTTGGTTACCAAAGGGAGTACTGCTGCGTGAAAGATTAGAAAACTTCCTGAAGAAAGCCCAGCGTAAAGCTGGATATGAGCAGGTCATATCTCCGCATATTGGGCAGAAGCAATTGTATGTGACTTCAGGTCATTATGAGAAGTATGGGCAGGATTCATTCAGGCCGATTACTACCCCTCACGAGGATGAGGAATTTTTGCTTAAACCTATGAACTGCCCTCACCATTGTGAAATTTATAAGAGTAAGCCCCATTCCTATAAAGAGTTACCAATACGTTATGCGGAGTTCGGTACGGTCTATCGCTATGAGCAAAGTGGTGAATTACATGGTTTGACGCGCGTGAGAGGTTTTACTCAGGACGATGCCCATATCTTTTGCCGTCCCGATCAGGTTAAAGACGAGTTCAAAAAAGTCATTGACCTGGTCATGTATGTGTTTGGCTCTTTGGGGTTTGAGAATTACACTGCACAAATCTCTTTACGTGATCAGGAAGATCATTCTAAATACATTGGTAGTGATGAAAACTGGCAGATCTCTGAGCGGGCAATCGTAGAAGCAGCAGAAGAAAAGAACCTGAATACAATTACTGAATATGGTGAGGCTGCTTTTTACGGGCCAAAATTAGATTTTATGGTTAAAGATGCCCTAGGGCGTCAGTGGCAGCTAGGAACCATTCAGGTGGATTATACTTTACCAGAGCGCTTTGACCTGACTTACACTGGAGCTGACAATCAAAAACATCGTCCGGTAATGATTCACCGGGCTCCCTTTGGCTCAATGGAGCGCTTTGTCGCTATATTGCTGGAGCATACTGGTGGGAACCTTCCTTTATGGCTGGCGCCTGAGCAAGTCACAATACTGCCTATCTCTGAAAAATATGCTGAATATGCTGAACAGGTCCTCCAAAAACTGGCGGAGTACGATATCAGAGGTATCATTGATCACCGGGATGAAAAAATTGGCAGAAAGATCAGAGATGCTGAAGTAAATAAAATCCCTTACATGCTTATTGTAGGTGAAAAAGAGCAGGAAGAGCAGGCTGTTTCGGCCCGAAAACATGGTGATGGTGACATCGGAAGTTTTGGTTTTGATGAGTTTGTAGGTTATTTTCAAAGTCAATCAAATAAAAACTAA
- the rplT gene encoding 50S ribosomal protein L20: protein MPRSVNHVASRARRKKVLKQAKGYWGRRSNVWTVAKNAVDKAGVYAYRDRKAKKREIRQLWIQRINAGVRAYGMSYSQFMGALKTNGIDLNRKVLADLAMNQPDAFKAIVDKVK from the coding sequence ATGCCAAGATCAGTAAATCACGTCGCTTCAAGAGCGAGAAGAAAGAAAGTCCTGAAACAGGCCAAAGGGTACTGGGGACGCAGAAGCAATGTTTGGACAGTAGCTAAGAATGCTGTTGATAAAGCTGGGGTTTATGCCTATCGTGACCGCAAAGCTAAGAAGAGAGAAATCCGTCAATTGTGGATACAAAGAATTAATGCAGGGGTAAGAGCCTATGGCATGTCTTACTCTCAGTTCATGGGAGCCCTGAAAACGAATGGCATTGATTTAAATCGCAAAGTTCTTGCAGATTTAGCAATGAACCAACCGGATGCTTTCAAGGCAATCGTTGATAAAGTGAAGTAA
- the rpmI gene encoding 50S ribosomal protein L35 → MPKVKTKSGAKKRFKLTGTGKIKRKHAFKSHILTKKGTKRKRNLTHTGLVHKSDESRIKDMLNI, encoded by the coding sequence ATGCCGAAAGTGAAAACCAAGTCAGGCGCTAAAAAGCGTTTTAAACTGACTGGGACCGGGAAAATTAAGCGTAAGCATGCTTTTAAGAGTCACATCCTGACAAAAAAAGGAACCAAACGTAAGCGTAATCTGACCCATACAGGTTTGGTGCATAAGTCTGATGAGTCTCGTATTAAGGATATGCTTAACATTTAA
- the infC gene encoding translation initiation factor IF-3 yields MSKFKKRGFVRRTEEPYKINEKIRAQFVRVVGDNADNEIHDIDTAVKMARDQNLDLVEISPKADPPVCKIIDYSKFKYEQKKKQKEIKQKSQKTVVKEIRFGPNTDDHDFQFKLNHAKGFLKDGAKVKAYVHFVGRTIVFKERGEMLLLKFAQELEDLGKVEEMPKLVGKRMTVMMAPKPQKAKS; encoded by the coding sequence ATTAGCAAATTTAAGAAAAGAGGATTTGTCAGAAGGACGGAAGAGCCTTACAAAATAAACGAAAAGATCAGAGCACAATTCGTCCGTGTTGTTGGCGACAATGCTGACAACGAGATTCATGATATTGATACTGCCGTTAAAATGGCCAGAGATCAAAATCTGGATCTGGTTGAGATTTCACCTAAAGCAGATCCACCGGTCTGTAAGATCATTGATTATTCTAAGTTCAAATACGAACAAAAGAAGAAGCAAAAGGAAATTAAGCAGAAATCTCAAAAAACGGTTGTCAAAGAAATTCGTTTCGGGCCCAATACCGATGATCATGACTTCCAGTTCAAGCTTAACCATGCCAAAGGCTTTCTGAAAGACGGAGCTAAAGTAAAAGCATATGTACACTTTGTTGGTCGTACTATTGTTTTTAAAGAAAGAGGTGAAATGCTTCTTTTGAAATTTGCTCAGGAATTGGAAGACTTAGGTAAGGTAGAAGAAATGCCTAAACTGGTTGGGAAACGCATGACGGTTATGATGGCACCCAAACCTCAAAAAGCCAAAAGCTAA
- the folK gene encoding 2-amino-4-hydroxy-6-hydroxymethyldihydropteridine diphosphokinase yields the protein MKSSIGIYLLLGSNLGDRLQVLADTQKEIEKTVGAITKASNVYETEPWGVSNQPSFYNQVVKIDSELSPHKLLNSIQLIEYKIGKIKLGKWRERLIDIDILYYDQLLIDDEELTLPHPEIQNRRFTLVPMCELNPDFIHPVFNKSQVELLANCPDELKVWSLDTTLI from the coding sequence GTGAAGTCAAGCATAGGAATATATTTATTGTTAGGTAGTAATCTCGGTGACCGATTACAAGTTTTAGCCGATACACAAAAAGAAATAGAAAAAACAGTAGGAGCAATCACTAAGGCTTCTAATGTTTATGAAACAGAACCCTGGGGAGTAAGCAATCAACCCTCTTTTTATAACCAGGTTGTGAAAATTGATAGTGAATTATCTCCACACAAGTTGCTGAACTCTATTCAGCTTATTGAGTATAAAATTGGCAAAATAAAACTCGGTAAGTGGAGAGAAAGGCTAATTGATATTGATATTCTCTATTATGATCAATTATTGATTGATGATGAAGAATTAACGCTACCACATCCTGAGATACAGAACAGAAGATTTACTTTAGTGCCTATGTGTGAACTAAATCCGGATTTTATCCACCCTGTGTTTAATAAATCACAAGTAGAACTACTGGCTAATTGTCCGGATGAGCTTAAAGTTTGGTCATTAGATACGACCTTAATATAA
- the rseP gene encoding RIP metalloprotease RseP — MEALVMAAQLLLGLSILVGLHELGHLVAAKVFGMRVEQYYIGFPPKIFGFRYGETEYNLGAIPLGGFVKISGMVDESLDTEKLSEEPKEWEFRAKPAWQRLIVMMGGIIVNVITGIVIFILITYQYGESYVPKEEILEHGIVAYALGKEIGLETGDKIVKVNGQDYKGFPDLVGADVLLGDSSYYTVERNGQTVDIYIPGDFIDKLSDKESATNFIDYRFPYQVTKVEKDSNADKAGLQAGDKIINVNGQSITYFDELQSALLQNAGQEVSLTVMRNDNPDQAQEASVPVTLNAEVNENGTLGFYTERLVDLAMTDYTLAEAIPKGTTEAFEVVWINIKALGKIFSGEVSASKSLSGPIGIAQIFGGTWDWYRFWRITGLLSMVLAFMNFLPIPALDGGHVTFLTYEIISGRKPSDKFLEGAQKVGMVLLLSLMTFAIFNDIFKVIF; from the coding sequence ATGGAAGCATTAGTGATGGCCGCCCAACTATTATTGGGCTTGTCAATATTAGTAGGATTGCATGAACTGGGCCACTTAGTGGCCGCCAAGGTGTTTGGAATGAGAGTAGAGCAATACTACATTGGTTTCCCTCCTAAAATCTTTGGATTCAGGTATGGTGAAACAGAGTATAATTTAGGTGCGATCCCGCTTGGTGGTTTTGTCAAAATCTCCGGCATGGTAGATGAGTCCCTGGACACTGAAAAACTAAGTGAAGAACCTAAAGAATGGGAGTTTAGAGCTAAGCCAGCCTGGCAGAGACTTATTGTAATGATGGGGGGGATCATAGTAAATGTCATTACCGGCATCGTCATCTTTATTCTGATTACCTATCAATATGGGGAGTCTTATGTGCCAAAAGAGGAGATATTAGAACACGGTATTGTTGCCTATGCTCTGGGAAAAGAAATAGGTCTTGAAACTGGAGACAAAATTGTAAAAGTAAACGGCCAAGATTACAAGGGATTTCCTGATTTGGTAGGAGCGGACGTGTTATTGGGCGATAGCAGCTATTATACTGTGGAAAGAAATGGACAAACTGTTGATATCTATATACCTGGTGACTTTATTGATAAATTATCTGACAAAGAGTCAGCTACTAATTTTATTGATTACAGATTTCCTTATCAGGTTACAAAAGTAGAAAAAGATAGTAACGCTGATAAAGCAGGACTTCAAGCAGGAGATAAAATTATCAATGTCAATGGTCAATCCATCACATATTTTGATGAATTACAAAGTGCATTACTTCAAAATGCAGGGCAAGAAGTTTCTCTAACAGTAATGCGCAATGATAATCCTGATCAAGCGCAAGAGGCAAGCGTACCAGTCACTCTAAATGCTGAAGTAAATGAAAATGGTACACTAGGTTTTTATACAGAACGTCTGGTGGATCTTGCTATGACTGATTATACACTGGCAGAGGCGATACCAAAAGGAACTACAGAAGCTTTTGAAGTAGTCTGGATCAATATCAAGGCATTAGGTAAGATTTTTAGTGGTGAGGTTTCAGCTTCTAAGTCACTAAGTGGGCCTATCGGTATAGCCCAGATATTTGGGGGAACATGGGATTGGTACCGCTTTTGGCGAATCACCGGTTTATTATCAATGGTGCTGGCTTTTATGAACTTTTTACCCATACCTGCACTGGATGGTGGACATGTTACATTCCTAACCTATGAAATCATATCTGGTCGTAAACCATCAGATAAGTTCCTTGAAGGTGCTCAAAAAGTTGGGATGGTACTTTTGCTTTCGCTTATGACATTCGCAATTTTTAATGATATTTTTAAAGTCATCTTTTAG
- a CDS encoding GH3 auxin-responsive promoter family protein gives MGIRSTLSKPFAAYIVKQQMQWSKQAEKAQEKILKYLVEKGKNTQFGKDHYFKDIRTYEDFRESVPIRDYEALSPYIKKILKGDKDVLWKGKPAYFAKTSGTTSGTKYIPITKESIPNHINSARNALLSYVHETGKSEFLDRKLIFLSGSPVLDEKAGIPTGRLSGLVNHHVPAYLRTNQLPSYATNCIEDWEKKLDKIVDETITQDMSLISGIPPWVQMYFEWIIERTGKPVGEVFPNFSVFVYGGVNFAPYRKKIFESVGRPIDSIETYPASEGFIAYQDSQEEEGLLLLVDSGIFYEFIPADQVHQENPPRLSIHEVEIGVNYALVINSNAGLWGYSIGDTVKFVSKYPHRLIVSGRIKHFISAFGEHVIGEEVEKAMQLTCEKYSETEIVEFTVAPQVNPESGLPLHEWFVEFSQSPHDLEGFEKELNLHLQKLNSYYDDLISGNILRGLKVIPLQPSAFREYMKSQGKLGGQNKVPRLANDRKIADLLIDFKIK, from the coding sequence ATGGGAATAAGATCAACTTTAAGTAAACCTTTTGCTGCGTATATAGTAAAGCAGCAAATGCAGTGGAGTAAGCAAGCTGAAAAGGCACAGGAGAAAATACTGAAATATCTTGTCGAGAAAGGGAAAAATACCCAATTCGGGAAAGATCATTATTTCAAGGATATCCGTACCTATGAAGATTTTAGAGAGTCAGTACCAATAAGAGATTACGAAGCCTTATCACCTTATATTAAAAAAATACTGAAAGGTGATAAAGATGTACTATGGAAGGGAAAGCCAGCGTACTTTGCTAAAACTTCAGGTACTACATCTGGTACCAAATACATTCCAATCACCAAAGAATCCATACCTAATCATATCAATTCTGCGAGAAATGCCTTACTGAGCTATGTGCATGAAACGGGAAAATCAGAATTTCTGGATAGGAAACTGATTTTTCTATCAGGTAGCCCGGTACTGGATGAAAAAGCAGGAATTCCTACTGGTCGGCTGTCCGGTCTTGTAAATCACCATGTACCTGCCTATCTGAGGACCAATCAGCTACCTTCATATGCCACCAACTGTATAGAAGACTGGGAAAAAAAGCTGGATAAGATCGTGGATGAAACAATCACTCAGGATATGTCGCTGATTTCTGGTATACCTCCCTGGGTACAGATGTATTTTGAGTGGATTATTGAAAGAACCGGTAAGCCGGTAGGAGAAGTGTTCCCCAATTTTTCGGTATTTGTATATGGTGGGGTAAATTTTGCCCCTTACCGCAAAAAAATATTTGAATCTGTAGGAAGGCCAATAGATTCAATTGAGACATATCCTGCCTCGGAAGGTTTTATTGCTTATCAGGATTCTCAAGAAGAAGAAGGGTTATTGCTGTTAGTAGATTCAGGTATTTTTTATGAGTTTATCCCAGCTGATCAGGTGCATCAGGAAAACCCACCCAGGTTAAGCATTCATGAGGTAGAAATAGGAGTTAACTATGCATTGGTGATAAACAGCAACGCTGGTCTGTGGGGTTATTCTATAGGAGATACCGTTAAATTTGTTTCAAAGTATCCGCATCGTTTGATTGTATCCGGAAGAATTAAACATTTTATTTCCGCATTTGGAGAGCATGTAATAGGAGAAGAAGTAGAGAAAGCCATGCAACTTACCTGTGAAAAATATTCTGAAACAGAAATTGTAGAATTTACAGTCGCACCACAGGTCAATCCTGAAAGCGGTTTACCCCTGCATGAATGGTTCGTGGAATTTTCTCAGTCCCCTCATGATTTGGAGGGTTTTGAAAAAGAGCTAAATTTACACCTGCAAAAATTAAATTCTTATTATGACGACCTGATTTCAGGTAATATCTTAAGAGGTTTAAAAGTTATTCCTTTGCAGCCCAGCGCCTTCAGAGAGTACATGAAAAGCCAGGGGAAACTGGGTGGACAAAATAAGGTTCCGCGTTTGGCTAATGACCGTAAGATTGCAGATTTATTGATTGATTTTAAAATAAAATAA
- the sppA gene encoding signal peptide peptidase SppA produces the protein MKFLRIVLGTVVGLLVFFGIITLVIIGIASSAASDQEVEVEENSVLKIELNQPIVERETEDPFNTLLFPGNNNGNIGLIELNEALKKAKEDDRIKGIYLDAGITLGGLASLREIRNSLLDFKESGKFIIAYSEILSEKAYYLSSVADDIYLHPQGNIEFNGFVVEVTFIKNTLDKLGVEPQVFRVGDFKSAVEPLLRTNMSDSSRLQSQAYINNLYDIILEEISSERDISIPVLRQIADSMKVSSPVEAKNYQLITDTAYYDMVIEKIAEELGHESDDDEPLDAEDINFISLKKYEKAIAQTADDYSRNRIAVIVASGAIVNGKGENNVIGGETFAKEIRKARLDDNIKAIVLRINSGGGSALASDVMWREVQLAKKVKPIIASMSDVAASGGYYMAMGCDTIVAQPNTITGSIGIFGIIPNAKELLNNIGVTTDYVQTGEFANIFSLTRPLSSGEKQVIQNQVEQGYEDFTTKAAMGRNMSINQLKSVASGRVWSGVEAMEKNLIDVFGGLDVAIAIAKEKAQLEDDYQVKYYPRKKTFLEQIMSEFDQEISAYRLKRELGIAYPAVKQLKELQNLQGTQARLPFEIEIK, from the coding sequence ATGAAGTTTTTACGAATTGTACTAGGGACTGTTGTTGGCTTATTAGTCTTTTTCGGAATCATCACGCTAGTAATCATCGGAATTGCCAGTAGCGCGGCTTCTGACCAAGAGGTTGAAGTAGAAGAAAACTCTGTTTTAAAAATAGAATTAAACCAGCCCATAGTGGAAAGAGAAACTGAGGACCCTTTTAATACATTGTTATTTCCAGGTAACAATAATGGGAATATTGGTTTGATAGAACTAAATGAAGCACTAAAAAAAGCAAAAGAAGATGATCGCATCAAAGGAATTTACTTAGATGCTGGCATAACTTTAGGTGGTTTAGCTTCTCTCAGAGAAATCAGAAACTCCCTTCTAGACTTTAAAGAATCAGGTAAATTTATCATAGCTTATAGTGAGATTTTATCTGAAAAAGCTTATTACTTAAGCTCTGTAGCAGATGATATATATCTACATCCCCAAGGCAATATTGAATTCAACGGTTTTGTGGTTGAAGTTACTTTTATCAAGAATACCTTAGACAAATTAGGAGTTGAACCACAGGTATTCAGGGTAGGCGACTTTAAAAGTGCAGTAGAACCTTTGCTCAGGACAAATATGAGCGACTCTAGTCGTCTACAGTCCCAAGCATATATTAATAATCTATATGATATCATATTAGAAGAGATATCCAGTGAGAGAGATATCTCCATACCTGTCTTACGCCAGATTGCTGACTCAATGAAAGTTAGTTCTCCAGTTGAAGCTAAAAATTATCAACTGATAACCGATACGGCATATTATGATATGGTAATAGAAAAAATTGCTGAAGAACTTGGTCATGAGTCTGATGATGATGAACCATTGGATGCAGAGGATATTAATTTCATATCTCTCAAGAAATATGAAAAGGCTATTGCGCAGACAGCTGATGACTACTCCAGAAACAGAATTGCAGTTATTGTAGCCAGTGGTGCAATTGTCAATGGTAAAGGTGAAAATAATGTAATCGGTGGTGAAACCTTTGCTAAAGAAATACGAAAAGCCAGACTTGATGATAACATTAAGGCTATAGTGCTCAGGATAAATTCAGGTGGAGGTAGCGCTTTAGCTTCTGATGTAATGTGGAGAGAAGTTCAATTAGCTAAAAAGGTAAAACCTATCATTGCTTCTATGTCAGATGTAGCAGCCTCTGGGGGGTATTATATGGCCATGGGCTGTGATACTATTGTTGCACAACCTAATACAATTACTGGCTCTATAGGTATTTTCGGTATTATACCCAATGCAAAAGAGCTATTAAATAATATTGGCGTTACCACTGATTATGTCCAAACCGGGGAGTTTGCAAACATATTCAGCCTTACTCGTCCTTTGTCATCAGGAGAAAAGCAGGTAATCCAAAATCAAGTAGAACAGGGGTATGAGGATTTTACCACAAAAGCCGCAATGGGTAGAAATATGTCAATAAATCAGCTTAAGTCGGTTGCATCAGGAAGAGTTTGGAGCGGTGTTGAGGCTATGGAAAAAAACCTGATTGATGTGTTCGGTGGTTTAGATGTAGCCATTGCTATCGCGAAGGAGAAGGCCCAACTTGAAGACGATTACCAGGTGAAATACTATCCCAGGAAAAAGACTTTTCTTGAGCAGATAATGTCAGAATTTGATCAGGAAATTTCAGCTTATAGATTAAAAAGAGAGTTAGGTATTGCTTACCCCGCTGTCAAGCAACTTAAAGAACTACAGAATTTACAAGGGACCCAGGCCAGATTACCGTTTGAAATTGAAATAAAGTAA
- a CDS encoding 1-deoxy-D-xylulose-5-phosphate reductoisomerase — MIKDDEEKRHIAILGSTGSIGTQALEVIHAYPEKFAVEVLTANTNADLLIEQSIQYQPNAVVIVEEALYKYVKESLQQYPIKVYAGINALAQVVEIQQIDIVLTATVGYAGLLPTIRAIAAGKHIALANKETLVVAGELITQLAAQKGVNLYPVDSEHSAIFQCLIGEFHNPIEKIILTASGGPFRGKARDYLKSVTKKEALKHPNWDMGAKVTIDSASLMNKGLEVIEAKWLFGLKTEQIEVVVHPQSIIHSLVQFQDSSIKAQMGLPDMRVPIQFALSYPERLPADFPRFNFMDYPSLTFEKADTDTFRNLALAFEAMERKGNMPCILNAANEIAVAEFLRDNIGFLDMSDIVARCMEQVPYIAQPVYDDYVETDKLTRIRAQELIK, encoded by the coding sequence ATGATTAAAGATGATGAGGAAAAGAGGCATATAGCCATTTTAGGCTCAACCGGATCAATCGGAACACAGGCTTTAGAGGTAATCCATGCTTATCCAGAAAAGTTTGCTGTAGAGGTGCTTACGGCGAATACAAATGCTGACCTGCTGATTGAGCAAAGTATTCAGTATCAGCCCAATGCAGTGGTCATCGTAGAGGAAGCTTTATATAAATATGTAAAAGAATCTCTGCAGCAATACCCTATAAAAGTATATGCTGGAATCAACGCACTTGCTCAGGTTGTAGAAATACAACAGATTGATATTGTTCTTACGGCTACGGTTGGTTACGCAGGATTGCTTCCTACTATACGAGCGATAGCTGCTGGTAAACATATCGCCCTGGCTAACAAGGAAACTTTAGTGGTAGCAGGAGAACTGATTACTCAACTCGCTGCTCAGAAGGGCGTTAATTTGTATCCGGTTGACTCTGAACATTCCGCTATATTTCAGTGTCTAATAGGTGAATTCCATAATCCTATTGAAAAAATAATTCTCACGGCATCAGGTGGTCCGTTCCGGGGAAAAGCCAGGGACTATTTAAAGTCTGTAACAAAAAAGGAGGCACTTAAGCACCCCAATTGGGATATGGGAGCAAAAGTTACAATAGATTCGGCTTCCCTTATGAATAAAGGCCTTGAAGTGATAGAGGCCAAGTGGTTGTTTGGATTAAAAACAGAGCAGATAGAAGTAGTAGTACACCCTCAGTCCATTATTCATTCGCTCGTTCAGTTTCAGGACTCATCCATCAAAGCTCAAATGGGATTGCCTGATATGCGGGTACCCATTCAGTTTGCCCTGAGTTATCCAGAAAGACTACCTGCCGATTTTCCACGTTTCAACTTTATGGATTACCCTTCATTGACATTTGAAAAAGCAGATACTGACACCTTCCGGAATCTAGCACTGGCATTTGAGGCCATGGAGCGAAAAGGAAATATGCCCTGTATCCTTAATGCTGCTAATGAAATTGCTGTCGCTGAATTTTTAAGAGATAATATTGGTTTTCTAGACATGTCTGACATAGTTGCCCGTTGTATGGAGCAAGTTCCTTATATTGCGCAGCCTGTGTACGACGACTATGTGGAAACAGACAAATTAACAAGAATAAGAGCTCAAGAATTAATCAAATAA
- a CDS encoding nucleoside-diphosphate sugar epimerase/dehydratase, giving the protein MNMISKLRPNQYSKTLIVLLVIVETLAIVFSYQFIFWFWQDILDYSQPAYKSYTLAWLLLWVTVSLLTNAYTVENHRRIKKIFAYTFKLALIHLPLSAAVAIIMGLDQLSFTFLADLYLLFIIFSIGIKSIALLYYRYICNLEKNKQRVVIVGYTPAGMSLHKYFTDGKSSGYHFAGFFDNNISSPLVVGNLKQLKNYCTREKINEIFYALPYDDKLIQDISSFADENFIRFGVLQDIGGVKVKSLHSDIYGNDLPVLSIKTETEGKESLKSGYLKAISVLRSLNL; this is encoded by the coding sequence ATGAACATGATCAGTAAACTAAGGCCAAATCAATATTCAAAGACTCTTATTGTACTGCTGGTTATAGTAGAAACATTAGCTATTGTTTTTTCCTATCAATTTATCTTTTGGTTTTGGCAGGATATTTTGGATTATTCTCAACCAGCGTATAAGTCTTATACATTAGCTTGGTTGCTTTTATGGGTAACTGTTAGCTTACTTACAAACGCTTATACTGTTGAAAACCATAGAAGGATAAAAAAGATATTCGCTTACACTTTCAAGTTAGCGCTCATCCATTTGCCACTATCTGCTGCAGTGGCTATCATTATGGGATTGGATCAGTTATCATTTACCTTTCTGGCTGATTTATATTTGTTATTCATTATTTTCTCCATAGGCATTAAGAGCATTGCTTTATTGTATTACAGGTACATCTGTAACCTAGAAAAGAATAAGCAGAGAGTGGTAATAGTTGGATATACTCCTGCAGGAATGAGTTTACACAAGTATTTTACTGACGGTAAATCATCAGGCTATCACTTTGCCGGTTTTTTTGATAATAATATTAGCAGTCCTCTTGTCGTAGGAAACCTTAAACAACTAAAAAATTACTGCACGCGTGAAAAAATCAACGAAATCTTTTACGCTTTACCTTATGATGATAAATTAATTCAGGACATTTCAAGTTTTGCTGATGAAAACTTCATCCGTTTCGGAGTATTACAGGACATAGGGGGTGTTAAAGTGAAGTCTTTGCATTCTGATATCTATGGTAATGACCTGCCAGTATTGTCAATCAAAACGGAAACTGAAGGGAAGGAAAGTCTAAAATCTGGATATTTAAAAGCAATAAGTGTACTTAGGTCCTTGAACCTTTGA